The following proteins come from a genomic window of Candidatus Omnitrophota bacterium:
- a CDS encoding SDR family oxidoreductase encodes MRKRTAIIISVSSDIGSAMALRWATAGWKVFGTYRTYSAILPKLTRRNVKLVPCDLASVTAINKSVSDLKSLCGKWDVLVLCPGSQDPIGPFMHADFEEWEASVKVNFTSQVRIVRALLPLRNIPNRVNPCVLFFAGGGTNNAPVNYSAYIVSKIALIKMCELLDSEIKDTNFTIIGPGWVKTKIHNSTMDARGRAGANYKRTIDKLSGKECTPMKQVLDCCDWLISSSREVVSGRNFSVVFDKWGSKKLENFLRTDDNIYKLRRFGNDLLKNNLEG; translated from the coding sequence ATGAGAAAGCGTACGGCAATTATTATTTCAGTATCCAGTGATATCGGTAGCGCGATGGCATTACGTTGGGCAACTGCCGGGTGGAAAGTATTTGGCACATATAGGACATATTCAGCTATTTTACCGAAATTAACCAGAAGAAATGTCAAACTTGTTCCTTGTGATTTAGCCAGCGTTACAGCTATTAATAAATCAGTTTCAGATTTAAAGTCGCTATGCGGGAAATGGGATGTTTTGGTATTATGTCCGGGTAGCCAGGATCCGATAGGGCCTTTTATGCATGCTGATTTTGAAGAATGGGAGGCTTCAGTTAAGGTTAATTTTACCAGTCAAGTACGGATTGTCCGTGCCTTACTTCCGCTCAGAAATATCCCTAATAGGGTGAATCCTTGCGTATTGTTTTTCGCCGGAGGAGGCACGAATAACGCGCCGGTTAATTACTCAGCCTATATTGTCTCAAAGATTGCCTTAATAAAAATGTGCGAACTGTTGGATTCTGAGATTAAAGATACTAATTTTACAATTATTGGTCCGGGTTGGGTAAAAACGAAAATACACAATTCTACCATGGACGCTCGCGGGCGCGCGGGAGCAAATTATAAACGAACTATTGATAAGTTATCGGGAAAAGAGTGTACTCCGATGAAACAGGTGTTGGATTGTTGCGATTGGCTTATTTCTTCTTCTCGTGAGGTTGTTAGCGGAAGAAATTTTAGTGTAGTTTTTGACAAGTGGGGGTCAAAGAAATTAGAAAATTTCCTACGAACAGATGATAATATATATAAGCTTAGAAGATTTGGAAACGATTTATTAAAAAATAACCTTGAGGGCTAA
- a CDS encoding transketolase C-terminal domain-containing protein produces MPNNRMREITYKQAILEATSQCLAKDRMVYVIGLGVTDPKGIFGTTLGLKEKYGSRVMDMPVAENAMTGVAIGSSLVGMRPILTHQRVDFTVLSLDQIINNAAKWHYMFGGKMKVPLVIRMIIGMGWGQGPQHSQNLSSLLASIPGLKVVMPATAYDAKGLLISAVEDDNPVIFIEHRWLHGTYGYVPKKMYKEPIGKSKIMKRGRDVTIISSSYMVLESLRAAELLKKEGIEAEVMDLRSIKPLDEESIIKSVRKTHRLIAVDGGWMNFGVASEVIALAAEKGCGLLKNNPQRITFPDTPIPTSHALAKHYYPRAVDICNSVRTMFNLPGIPEKPSVIKGGIGFDVPDKTFKGPF; encoded by the coding sequence ATGCCTAATAACAGAATGAGAGAGATTACCTACAAGCAGGCTATTCTTGAAGCGACAAGTCAGTGCTTGGCTAAAGACAGGATGGTTTATGTCATAGGATTGGGTGTCACCGATCCGAAAGGCATATTCGGGACTACCCTTGGCCTTAAAGAAAAATACGGGAGCAGGGTAATGGATATGCCTGTTGCTGAAAATGCCATGACCGGAGTAGCGATAGGTTCGAGCTTAGTGGGTATGCGTCCGATTTTAACGCACCAACGGGTTGATTTTACGGTTCTGTCTTTAGACCAGATAATTAATAATGCTGCCAAATGGCATTATATGTTTGGCGGAAAGATGAAAGTTCCGTTAGTTATCCGCATGATTATAGGAATGGGCTGGGGTCAGGGTCCGCAACATTCACAAAATTTAAGCTCATTATTGGCTTCAATCCCAGGCTTGAAGGTGGTAATGCCTGCTACTGCTTATGACGCAAAAGGATTATTGATTTCAGCGGTTGAGGATGACAATCCCGTGATTTTTATTGAACATCGCTGGTTGCATGGAACTTATGGTTATGTCCCGAAAAAAATGTATAAAGAGCCGATAGGAAAATCAAAAATAATGAAGAGAGGGAGGGATGTTACTATTATTTCTTCATCTTATATGGTTTTAGAGTCGTTGCGCGCAGCCGAGCTTTTAAAGAAAGAAGGCATTGAGGCTGAGGTAATGGACCTGCGTTCTATAAAACCCTTGGATGAAGAATCTATAATTAAGTCAGTCAGGAAAACTCATCGTCTCATTGCAGTAGATGGCGGATGGATGAACTTTGGCGTTGCGTCAGAAGTAATTGCCTTGGCAGCAGAAAAAGGGTGCGGCTTACTTAAAAATAATCCCCAGCGGATTACTTTCCCTGATACCCCCATCCCTACAAGCCACGCCCTTGCGAAACATTATTATCCAAGGGCGGTAGATATATGCAATAGTGTAAGAACAATGTTTAATCTCCCCGGAATACCGGAAAAACCATCGGTTATTAAAGGTGGTATTGGTTTTGATGTTCCGGATAAAACATTTAAAGGTCCTTTTTAA
- a CDS encoding thiamine pyrophosphate-dependent dehydrogenase E1 component subunit alpha yields MKINKKLFLALYYQMLRIRMVEEKICQLYPEQEMRCPVHICIGQEGIAAGVCANLKQDDYVLSNHRSHGHFLAKGGNLKAMLAELYGKASGCSKGKGGSMHLVDLNVNFLGSTPIVAGMIPVAVGVAFGSALKKEKKVTVVFFGDAATEEGVFSESLNFAALKKLPIVFVCENNRYSVYSPLSARQPKERDNLMIAKGYGIYAQRGDGNDAASVYQITKKAVRFARNRKGPAFLQFDTYRYREHCGHSFDHELNYRSKREFNYWLKKCPLGNFEKKLIKRGVVDKKEIFLIRAKVQQEINMAVEFAKKSPFPEKKEVLTDIYA; encoded by the coding sequence ATGAAAATAAATAAAAAATTATTTCTTGCGTTATATTATCAAATGCTTAGGATCCGTATGGTAGAGGAGAAGATCTGTCAACTATATCCCGAACAAGAAATGCGCTGCCCGGTGCACATTTGCATAGGTCAGGAGGGGATAGCTGCAGGCGTATGCGCAAACCTGAAGCAAGATGATTATGTATTAAGCAACCATAGAAGCCACGGGCACTTTTTAGCCAAAGGCGGCAATTTAAAAGCAATGCTGGCGGAGCTTTATGGAAAAGCTTCCGGGTGCTCAAAGGGCAAGGGTGGCTCCATGCATCTAGTAGACTTAAATGTGAATTTCTTAGGTTCTACTCCTATAGTAGCCGGCATGATTCCGGTAGCAGTAGGTGTTGCGTTCGGATCGGCTTTGAAAAAAGAAAAAAAAGTAACTGTTGTTTTCTTCGGCGATGCCGCCACCGAAGAGGGGGTTTTTTCGGAGAGCCTTAATTTTGCCGCCTTAAAAAAATTACCCATTGTTTTCGTATGCGAAAATAACCGGTATTCGGTATATTCGCCATTATCAGCACGCCAGCCAAAAGAGCGGGATAATCTGATGATTGCTAAAGGATACGGTATTTATGCGCAAAGAGGCGATGGCAATGATGCGGCTTCGGTTTATCAAATAACAAAAAAGGCGGTTAGATTCGCTAGGAATAGGAAGGGGCCGGCGTTCCTGCAATTCGATACTTACAGGTACCGTGAACATTGCGGGCATAGTTTTGACCACGAGCTTAATTATAGAAGCAAACGCGAATTTAACTATTGGTTGAAGAAATGCCCGTTAGGCAATTTTGAAAAGAAATTGATAAAAAGAGGAGTAGTGGACAAGAAGGAAATATTCCTCATTAGAGCAAAAGTTCAGCAGGAGATAAATATGGCCGTTGAGTTTGCGAAAAAATCACCTTTTCCGGAAAAGAAAGAAGTTTTGACTGATATTTATGCCTAA